One stretch of Rattus norvegicus strain BN/NHsdMcwi chromosome 12, GRCr8, whole genome shotgun sequence DNA includes these proteins:
- the Tex26 gene encoding testis-expressed protein 26, whose product MAFWDEMARCSDEVRYPPQCDPKLQSTGDTNWDSYATTMKTAFTPKRGIVPDLIRPKSTRRLGYTYSLSDPILNETQYHDEYTWKLRPKENMLKLGTTRGVRNQRAHLGQEFFPWDLPKGKEPPSMEGVEKAIANQFVSRTKADFVDLTQATKPMKKFPRSQDRKSLLPQSLNTEFRQNYQIPAKIPELHDLSFKYGCYSSLPAASQGLVPSVLHSYIRNQERTKKQTTYESDYGKACLDFLTILDSFSPSQIHKYLESVSYKDRQILERFIHSHRDTEALPKENGKQSHRKRP is encoded by the exons ATGGCCTTTTGGGACGAGATGGCCCGGTGTAGTGATGAGGTTCGGTACCCCCCTCAATGTGACCCCAAGCTCCAGTCAA CAGGTGACACCAACTGGGATTCCTACGCAACTACCATGAAGACGGCATTCACACCTAAAAGAGGGATAGTGCCCGATTTAATACG TCCAAAGAGCACCAGAAGATTAGGATATACTTACTCTCTTAGTGATCCTATCCTGAATGAAACCCAATACCATGACGAGTATACCTGGAAATTACGTCCTAAGGAAAACATGCTCAAGCTTGGAACTACAAGAGGAGTAAGGAACCAAAGAGCTCATCTCGGTCAA GAATTCTTTCCGTGGGATCTCCCTAAAGGGAAAGAGCCCCCTTCCATGGAAGGGGTAGAGAAAGCAATAGCCAATCAGTTTGTCTCCCGGACCAAGGCAGACTTTGTGGACCTGACTCAAG CTACGAAGCCCATGAAAAAATTTCCCAGGTCCCAGGACCGGAAatctctcctgccccagtctCTGAACACTGAGTTTCGACAAAATTACCAAATTCCAGCTAAGATTCCAGAACTGCACGACCTTAGTTTCAAATACGGATGCTACTCGAGCCTGCCTGCTGCTTCCCAGGGTCTAG TGCCTTCTGTGCTACACAGTTATATTCGGAACCAGGAACGCACAAAGAAGCAGACCACGTACGAGAGTGACTACGGGAAAGCCTGCCTGGACTTCCTGACGATCCTAGACTCATTCTCCCCGAGTCAAATCCACAAGTACCTGGAAAGTGTTTCCTACAAAG ACCGACAGATTCTAGAGCGCTTCATCCATTCTCACCGTGACACCGAGGCACTGCCAAAGGAGAATGGAAAACAAAGTCACAGGAAGAGACCGTGA
- the Tex26 gene encoding testis-expressed protein 26 isoform X1 yields the protein MAFWDEMARCSDEVRYPPQCDPKLQSSDTNWDSYATTMKTAFTPKRGIVPDLIRPKSTRRLGYTYSLSDPILNETQYHDEYTWKLRPKENMLKLGTTRGVRNQRAHLGQEFFPWDLPKGKEPPSMEGVEKAIANQFVSRTKADFVDLTQATKPMKKFPRSQDRKSLLPQSLNTEFRQNYQIPAKIPELHDLSFKYGCYSSLPAASQGLVPSVLHSYIRNQERTKKQTTYESDYGKACLDFLTILDSFSPSQIHKYLESVSYKDRQILERFIHSHRDTEALPKENGKQSHRKRP from the exons ATGGCCTTTTGGGACGAGATGGCCCGGTGTAGTGATGAGGTTCGGTACCCCCCTCAATGTGACCCCAAGCTCCAGTCAA GTGACACCAACTGGGATTCCTACGCAACTACCATGAAGACGGCATTCACACCTAAAAGAGGGATAGTGCCCGATTTAATACG TCCAAAGAGCACCAGAAGATTAGGATATACTTACTCTCTTAGTGATCCTATCCTGAATGAAACCCAATACCATGACGAGTATACCTGGAAATTACGTCCTAAGGAAAACATGCTCAAGCTTGGAACTACAAGAGGAGTAAGGAACCAAAGAGCTCATCTCGGTCAA GAATTCTTTCCGTGGGATCTCCCTAAAGGGAAAGAGCCCCCTTCCATGGAAGGGGTAGAGAAAGCAATAGCCAATCAGTTTGTCTCCCGGACCAAGGCAGACTTTGTGGACCTGACTCAAG CTACGAAGCCCATGAAAAAATTTCCCAGGTCCCAGGACCGGAAatctctcctgccccagtctCTGAACACTGAGTTTCGACAAAATTACCAAATTCCAGCTAAGATTCCAGAACTGCACGACCTTAGTTTCAAATACGGATGCTACTCGAGCCTGCCTGCTGCTTCCCAGGGTCTAG TGCCTTCTGTGCTACACAGTTATATTCGGAACCAGGAACGCACAAAGAAGCAGACCACGTACGAGAGTGACTACGGGAAAGCCTGCCTGGACTTCCTGACGATCCTAGACTCATTCTCCCCGAGTCAAATCCACAAGTACCTGGAAAGTGTTTCCTACAAAG ACCGACAGATTCTAGAGCGCTTCATCCATTCTCACCGTGACACCGAGGCACTGCCAAAGGAGAATGGAAAACAAAGTCACAGGAAGAGACCGTGA
- the Tex26 gene encoding testis-expressed protein 26 isoform X2 has product MKTAFTPKRGIVPDLIRPKSTRRLGYTYSLSDPILNETQYHDEYTWKLRPKENMLKLGTTRGVRNQRAHLGQEFFPWDLPKGKEPPSMEGVEKAIANQFVSRTKADFVDLTQATKPMKKFPRSQDRKSLLPQSLNTEFRQNYQIPAKIPELHDLSFKYGCYSSLPAASQGLVPSVLHSYIRNQERTKKQTTYESDYGKACLDFLTILDSFSPSQIHKYLESVSYKDRQILERFIHSHRDTEALPKENGKQSHRKRP; this is encoded by the exons ATGAAGACGGCATTCACACCTAAAAGAGGGATAGTGCCCGATTTAATACG TCCAAAGAGCACCAGAAGATTAGGATATACTTACTCTCTTAGTGATCCTATCCTGAATGAAACCCAATACCATGACGAGTATACCTGGAAATTACGTCCTAAGGAAAACATGCTCAAGCTTGGAACTACAAGAGGAGTAAGGAACCAAAGAGCTCATCTCGGTCAA GAATTCTTTCCGTGGGATCTCCCTAAAGGGAAAGAGCCCCCTTCCATGGAAGGGGTAGAGAAAGCAATAGCCAATCAGTTTGTCTCCCGGACCAAGGCAGACTTTGTGGACCTGACTCAAG CTACGAAGCCCATGAAAAAATTTCCCAGGTCCCAGGACCGGAAatctctcctgccccagtctCTGAACACTGAGTTTCGACAAAATTACCAAATTCCAGCTAAGATTCCAGAACTGCACGACCTTAGTTTCAAATACGGATGCTACTCGAGCCTGCCTGCTGCTTCCCAGGGTCTAG TGCCTTCTGTGCTACACAGTTATATTCGGAACCAGGAACGCACAAAGAAGCAGACCACGTACGAGAGTGACTACGGGAAAGCCTGCCTGGACTTCCTGACGATCCTAGACTCATTCTCCCCGAGTCAAATCCACAAGTACCTGGAAAGTGTTTCCTACAAAG ACCGACAGATTCTAGAGCGCTTCATCCATTCTCACCGTGACACCGAGGCACTGCCAAAGGAGAATGGAAAACAAAGTCACAGGAAGAGACCGTGA
- the Tex26 gene encoding testis-expressed protein 26 isoform X4 produces MAFWDEMARCSDEVRYPPQCDPKLQSSDTNWDSYATTMKTAFTPKRGIVPDLIRPKSTRRLGYTYSLSDPILNETQYHDEYTWKLRPKENMLKLGTTRGVRNQRAHLGQEFFPWDLPKGKEPPSMEGVEKAIANQFVSRTKADFVDLTQATKPMKKFPRSQDRKSLLPQSLNTEFRQNYQIPAKIPELHDLSFKYGCYSSLPAASQGLAPVPRTLGLPWCPAGRTSGELYLHCGWKFLTSLLLWFTLPGS; encoded by the exons ATGGCCTTTTGGGACGAGATGGCCCGGTGTAGTGATGAGGTTCGGTACCCCCCTCAATGTGACCCCAAGCTCCAGTCAA GTGACACCAACTGGGATTCCTACGCAACTACCATGAAGACGGCATTCACACCTAAAAGAGGGATAGTGCCCGATTTAATACG TCCAAAGAGCACCAGAAGATTAGGATATACTTACTCTCTTAGTGATCCTATCCTGAATGAAACCCAATACCATGACGAGTATACCTGGAAATTACGTCCTAAGGAAAACATGCTCAAGCTTGGAACTACAAGAGGAGTAAGGAACCAAAGAGCTCATCTCGGTCAA GAATTCTTTCCGTGGGATCTCCCTAAAGGGAAAGAGCCCCCTTCCATGGAAGGGGTAGAGAAAGCAATAGCCAATCAGTTTGTCTCCCGGACCAAGGCAGACTTTGTGGACCTGACTCAAG CTACGAAGCCCATGAAAAAATTTCCCAGGTCCCAGGACCGGAAatctctcctgccccagtctCTGAACACTGAGTTTCGACAAAATTACCAAATTCCAGCTAAGATTCCAGAACTGCACGACCTTAGTTTCAAATACGGATGCTACTCGAGCCTGCCTGCTGCTTCCCAGGGTCTAG cccctgtacctAGGACTTTGGGTCTGCCCTGGTGCCCAGCGGGCAGAACCAGTGGTGAATTGTACCTACACTGTGGTTGGAAGTTTCTGACGTCTTTGCTACTCTGGTTCACCCTGCCTGGCTCCTGA
- the Tex26 gene encoding testis-expressed protein 26 isoform X3 codes for MAFWDEMARCSDEVRYPPQCDPKLQSTGDTNWDSYATTMKTAFTPKRGIVPDLIRPKSTRRLGYTYSLSDPILNETQYHDEYTWKLRPKENMLKLGTTRGVRNQRAHLGQEFFPWDLPKGKEPPSMEGVEKAIANQFVSRTKADFVDLTQATKPMKKFPRSQDRKSLLPQSLNTEFRQNYQIPAKIPELHDLSFKYGCYSSLPAASQGLAPVPRTLGLPWCPAGRTSGELYLHCGWKFLTSLLLWFTLPGS; via the exons ATGGCCTTTTGGGACGAGATGGCCCGGTGTAGTGATGAGGTTCGGTACCCCCCTCAATGTGACCCCAAGCTCCAGTCAA CAGGTGACACCAACTGGGATTCCTACGCAACTACCATGAAGACGGCATTCACACCTAAAAGAGGGATAGTGCCCGATTTAATACG TCCAAAGAGCACCAGAAGATTAGGATATACTTACTCTCTTAGTGATCCTATCCTGAATGAAACCCAATACCATGACGAGTATACCTGGAAATTACGTCCTAAGGAAAACATGCTCAAGCTTGGAACTACAAGAGGAGTAAGGAACCAAAGAGCTCATCTCGGTCAA GAATTCTTTCCGTGGGATCTCCCTAAAGGGAAAGAGCCCCCTTCCATGGAAGGGGTAGAGAAAGCAATAGCCAATCAGTTTGTCTCCCGGACCAAGGCAGACTTTGTGGACCTGACTCAAG CTACGAAGCCCATGAAAAAATTTCCCAGGTCCCAGGACCGGAAatctctcctgccccagtctCTGAACACTGAGTTTCGACAAAATTACCAAATTCCAGCTAAGATTCCAGAACTGCACGACCTTAGTTTCAAATACGGATGCTACTCGAGCCTGCCTGCTGCTTCCCAGGGTCTAG cccctgtacctAGGACTTTGGGTCTGCCCTGGTGCCCAGCGGGCAGAACCAGTGGTGAATTGTACCTACACTGTGGTTGGAAGTTTCTGACGTCTTTGCTACTCTGGTTCACCCTGCCTGGCTCCTGA